In Rhodospirillum rubrum ATCC 11170, a genomic segment contains:
- a CDS encoding heavy metal translocating P-type ATPase, translating into MISLVHGLPGRSRYKLARLRDRHLDLRYVRSYLEAVPGVRGVRVNPGALSLVIEHETSKAVRAAVAEAVSALAKADLPRTARADQGGAPPDGSRLLAGGALILALPLLPRPLRAVLTAINIAGNLKTGLTTLVTRGMKVEVLDSIAVGLSAVRGEYVTANITQLLLNFSDYVQSTTQRASDDLILRLLQPDAEEVWVETDDGAVVAQPFSSVVPGTKVVVGAGELIPIDGVVASGSAYVNQSTVTGESLPIPREAGDAVLSGSVVEEGRLTIVAERVGGSTTTARIARFIQQALAEEADTQSKASLLADRRVYITLASGAAIFALTRDIRRVEAVFLVDFSCAVKLGTSVAVKSAMFKAARHGALVKGGRALERLAEVDTVVFDKTGTLTHNELEVTDIVCLGPLCTSQDDLLAMVASVAEHSRHPVSAAVVDIAKRRNLAHMGHEEVDFFVGHGLATAVGDHTLRIGSRHYLEEHEGIDFTPYEDILTGLTAQGETLLYVGSDGRPHGVIGLRDRLRPDAAQVLAQLRAGGITRLVMITGDHRDKAQALGATLGLDAVHGQIAPEEKAEIIKALQAEGRKVAFVGDGVNDGPALMVADVGIAMPRGADVARATADVVLLEDDLRGVAETRLLATRTIDLIDRNFTVAAGINTAVMFGAVAGWLSPVATALLHNGTTIGVLANAFLGGDFSRQGITAALADLRKAALAPPRDEGERPL; encoded by the coding sequence ATGATCAGCCTCGTCCACGGACTGCCCGGGCGGTCGCGCTATAAGCTGGCGCGGCTGCGTGACCGGCATCTCGATTTGCGCTATGTGCGCAGCTATCTGGAAGCCGTGCCCGGAGTCCGTGGCGTGCGGGTCAACCCCGGGGCGCTGTCGCTGGTCATCGAGCACGAGACCTCCAAGGCCGTGCGCGCCGCCGTCGCCGAGGCGGTTTCCGCCCTGGCCAAGGCCGATCTGCCGCGCACGGCGCGGGCCGATCAGGGGGGGGCGCCGCCCGATGGCAGCCGCCTGCTGGCGGGCGGTGCCTTGATCCTCGCCCTGCCGCTGTTGCCCCGGCCGTTGCGCGCCGTGCTGACGGCGATCAACATCGCGGGCAACCTCAAGACCGGACTGACCACCCTGGTGACGCGGGGCATGAAGGTGGAGGTGCTTGATTCCATCGCTGTCGGCCTGTCGGCGGTGCGCGGCGAATACGTCACCGCCAATATCACCCAGCTTCTGCTTAATTTTTCCGATTATGTGCAAAGCACCACCCAGCGGGCGTCTGATGATCTGATCTTGCGCCTGCTTCAGCCCGACGCCGAAGAGGTGTGGGTGGAGACCGACGACGGGGCGGTGGTCGCCCAGCCGTTCTCCTCGGTGGTTCCGGGGACCAAGGTGGTGGTCGGCGCCGGCGAGTTGATCCCGATCGACGGCGTGGTCGCCAGCGGCTCGGCCTATGTCAACCAGTCGACGGTGACCGGCGAAAGCCTGCCGATCCCGCGCGAGGCCGGCGACGCCGTGCTGTCGGGCTCGGTGGTCGAGGAAGGCCGTCTGACCATCGTCGCCGAGCGGGTCGGCGGTTCGACGACCACGGCGCGCATCGCCCGCTTCATCCAGCAGGCCCTGGCCGAAGAGGCCGATACCCAGTCCAAGGCCAGCCTGCTCGCCGATCGCCGCGTTTATATCACCCTGGCCTCGGGGGCGGCGATCTTCGCCCTGACCCGCGATATCCGCCGGGTCGAGGCGGTGTTCCTGGTCGATTTCTCCTGCGCCGTCAAACTCGGCACCTCGGTCGCGGTCAAATCGGCGATGTTCAAGGCCGCCCGCCATGGCGCCCTGGTCAAGGGCGGCCGGGCGCTTGAACGCCTGGCCGAGGTCGATACGGTGGTCTTCGACAAGACCGGCACCCTGACCCATAACGAGCTCGAGGTAACCGATATCGTCTGCCTGGGGCCGCTGTGCACCAGCCAGGACGATCTGCTGGCCATGGTCGCCTCGGTGGCCGAGCATTCGCGCCACCCGGTTTCCGCCGCCGTCGTCGATATCGCCAAGCGCCGCAACCTCGCCCATATGGGCCATGAGGAGGTGGATTTCTTCGTGGGTCATGGTCTGGCGACGGCGGTGGGCGATCACACCCTGCGCATCGGCAGCCGCCATTACCTGGAAGAGCACGAGGGCATCGATTTCACGCCCTATGAAGATATTCTGACCGGCCTGACCGCCCAGGGCGAAACCCTGCTGTACGTCGGCTCCGATGGCCGTCCCCATGGGGTGATCGGCCTGCGCGACCGCCTGCGACCCGATGCCGCCCAGGTGCTGGCGCAACTGCGCGCCGGCGGGATCACCCGTTTGGTGATGATCACCGGCGATCACCGCGACAAGGCCCAGGCCTTGGGCGCCACCCTGGGGCTGGACGCCGTTCACGGCCAGATCGCCCCCGAAGAGAAGGCCGAGATCATCAAGGCCCTGCAGGCCGAGGGGCGCAAGGTGGCCTTCGTCGGCGATGGGGTGAACGATGGCCCGGCCCTGATGGTCGCCGATGTCGGCATCGCCATGCCGCGCGGCGCCGATGTCGCCCGGGCGACCGCCGATGTCGTGCTGCTGGAGGACGATCTGCGCGGCGTGGCCGAAACCCGCCTGCTGGCGACCCGCACCATCGATTTGATCGACCGCAACTTCACCGTGGCCGCCGGCATCAATACGGCGGTGATGTTCGGCGCCGTGGCCGGCTGGCTGTCGCCGGTGGCGACGGCGCTTTTGCACAACGGCACCACCATCGGCGTTCTGGCCAACGCCTTCCTCGGCGGCGATTTCTCGCGCCAGGGCATCACCGCCGCCCTGGCCGACCTGCGCAAGGCCGCCCTGGCACCGCCGCGCGACGAGGGGGAGCGGCCGCTGTAA
- a CDS encoding magnetosome protein MamC: MSEDWTKGRAVGLRVGGPTAPADLLVRAGAVGALVGGTAALAIAARKLKDQEITRDEALRKVLIGAARSGVATGLGALVASSLRGNPLLSATAMVATGAAVLYVMDGAELSKAAPKTQRKA, encoded by the coding sequence ATGTCTGAGGACTGGACAAAAGGGCGGGCCGTCGGCCTGCGGGTCGGCGGACCAACGGCGCCGGCCGATTTGCTGGTGCGGGCCGGGGCGGTCGGCGCCCTGGTGGGCGGAACGGCCGCCCTGGCGATCGCCGCCCGCAAGCTCAAGGACCAGGAGATCACCCGCGACGAGGCCCTGCGCAAGGTGCTGATCGGCGCCGCCCGCTCGGGCGTCGCCACCGGACTGGGGGCGCTGGTCGCCTCGTCATTGCGCGGCAACCCGCTGTTGTCGGCCACCGCCATGGTCGCCACCGGCGCCGCCGTACTCTACGTGATGGATGGGGCCGAGCTGAGCAAAGCCGCCCCGAAGACGCAAAGGAAGGCCTGA
- a CDS encoding heavy-metal-associated domain-containing protein, which translates to MSANLSDLVDLLLRIRPYASIAHHLPGRVRLKIGLGVLGALKGMPLDLRLADLRAFQGIGEVRVNMAALSAVVSYDPSIVPNDFWRQCLTLADADLREMVARVLRPL; encoded by the coding sequence ATGTCCGCGAATTTGTCCGATTTGGTCGATCTGTTGTTGCGGATCCGCCCTTACGCCTCCATCGCCCACCATCTTCCCGGCCGGGTTCGCCTGAAGATCGGCCTGGGTGTGCTTGGCGCGCTCAAGGGCATGCCGCTGGATCTGCGGCTTGCCGATCTCCGGGCTTTTCAGGGCATCGGCGAGGTGCGGGTGAACATGGCGGCCCTGTCGGCCGTGGTGTCCTATGATCCCTCCATCGTCCCTAACGACTTTTGGCGGCAGTGTTTGACCCTTGCCGACGCGGATCTGCGCGAGATGGTCGCGCGGGTCCTGCGGCCTTTGTAA
- a CDS encoding transposase has product MDGSSMIFPSSEALPQSPLPARPKEPHSPERELEQLRWARSRPVCPHCGFRHAYRLEGSQRVRFKCARCRKQYSARRGTVMERSNVPTAGWLTALRLFISAPGAGLPARIERATGVSYKTAWSMVQRMRAAPEDPLILGLRQTTPPPG; this is encoded by the coding sequence ATGGACGGCTCTTCGATGATTTTCCCCAGCTCTGAGGCTCTGCCCCAAAGCCCCCTTCCCGCCCGGCCAAAAGAACCCCACAGCCCGGAGCGCGAGCTTGAACAACTGCGCTGGGCGCGCTCGCGGCCGGTCTGCCCCCATTGCGGCTTTCGCCATGCCTATCGCCTGGAAGGCAGCCAAAGGGTCCGCTTCAAATGCGCCCGCTGCCGCAAGCAGTATTCGGCCCGTCGCGGCACGGTGATGGAACGCTCCAACGTTCCCACCGCCGGCTGGCTGACGGCGCTGCGCCTGTTCATCAGCGCCCCGGGCGCCGGCCTGCCCGCCCGCATCGAGCGCGCCACCGGCGTTAGCTACAAAACCGCCTGGAGCATGGTCCAGCGCATGCGCGCCGCCCCCGAAGATCCGCTGATCCTCGGCCTGCGCCAGACCACCCCGCCCCCGGGTTGA
- a CDS encoding TlpA family protein disulfide reductase, giving the protein MRHTKPAWGVKASAKTAALGLALVLGLAACKPEEAGRAGAKAPDLAALTLEGTPTSLRDHAGRVVVVNFWLGGCAPCLTEMPALEAFHRGWADKGVDLMAINVGGNAQIVRKAITDVDATFPFLVDELSLTASRYEVAVFPTTLVIDRQGIVRARFAGEMKDQVLAQAVLPLL; this is encoded by the coding sequence ATGCGACACACTAAGCCGGCTTGGGGCGTCAAGGCCAGCGCCAAGACCGCCGCCCTGGGTTTGGCGCTGGTCCTGGGCCTCGCGGCCTGCAAGCCGGAAGAAGCCGGCCGCGCCGGCGCCAAGGCTCCCGATCTTGCCGCCCTGACCCTGGAGGGCACCCCGACCAGCCTTAGGGATCATGCCGGGCGGGTGGTGGTGGTGAATTTCTGGCTGGGCGGCTGCGCCCCCTGCCTGACCGAGATGCCGGCTTTGGAGGCCTTCCATCGCGGATGGGCGGACAAGGGCGTCGATCTGATGGCGATCAATGTCGGCGGCAATGCCCAGATCGTGCGCAAGGCGATCACCGACGTCGACGCCACCTTCCCCTTCCTGGTCGACGAGTTGTCGCTGACCGCCAGCCGCTACGAGGTCGCCGTTTTCCCGACCACTTTGGTCATCGACCGCCAGGGCATCGTCCGCGCCCGCTTCGCCGGCGAAATGAAGGACCAAGTCCTGGCCCAGGCGGTGCTGCCGCTGCTGTAA
- a CDS encoding c-type cytochrome, which produces MMTRLSLPRPLLATAAFATLIASAAPALAGDDALISEGAALFSLSCRDCHGRAGEKAALGLSRPVAALSAAEITAALDERRRRPPRSMQDRIKSGLTDDDVEALAAYIASIKTHP; this is translated from the coding sequence ATGATGACCCGCCTTTCCCTCCCGCGCCCCTTGCTCGCCACCGCCGCCTTCGCCACCCTGATCGCTAGCGCCGCGCCGGCCCTGGCGGGCGATGACGCGTTGATCAGCGAAGGAGCGGCGCTGTTTAGCCTGTCGTGCCGCGACTGCCACGGCCGCGCCGGCGAAAAGGCCGCTTTGGGCCTGTCGCGACCGGTCGCTGCCCTGTCGGCCGCCGAGATCACCGCCGCCCTTGACGAGCGCCGCCGCCGGCCGCCGCGCTCGATGCAAGACCGCATCAAAAGCGGCCTGACCGATGACGATGTCGAGGCTTTGGCCGCCTACATCGCCTCGATCAAGACGCACCCTTAA
- a CDS encoding TlpA disulfide reductase family protein, whose protein sequence is MTRARARGLWAAVGLIGALLAAGCDEAPKTARTDQGAPELVATDRQDAVVRLADQRGKVVLINFWLAECGPCLAEMPDFDGFYRETRGRGFEILAINMGQEDKVVGDVARRLQVSFPLLTDALGITTKRYEVVAAPTSFLIDREGRLVARFNSPLNRAALEKAVGPLL, encoded by the coding sequence TTGACTAGGGCCAGGGCCAGGGGCTTGTGGGCGGCGGTCGGCCTGATCGGCGCCCTGCTGGCGGCGGGCTGCGACGAGGCGCCCAAAACGGCGCGCACCGATCAGGGGGCGCCCGAACTGGTGGCGACCGACCGGCAAGACGCCGTGGTGCGTCTGGCCGACCAGCGCGGCAAGGTGGTTCTGATCAATTTCTGGCTGGCCGAATGCGGTCCCTGTCTGGCCGAGATGCCCGATTTCGACGGCTTCTACCGGGAAACCCGCGGGCGCGGCTTCGAGATCCTGGCGATCAACATGGGCCAGGAGGACAAGGTGGTGGGCGATGTCGCCCGGCGGCTTCAGGTGTCGTTTCCGCTGCTGACCGATGCCCTGGGCATCACCACCAAGCGCTATGAGGTGGTCGCCGCCCCCACGTCGTTCCTGATCGACCGCGAGGGCAGGCTGGTGGCGCGCTTCAACAGTCCGCTCAACCGGGCGGCCCTGGAAAAGGCGGTTGGGCCGCTGCTTTAA
- a CDS encoding ABC transporter ATP-binding protein, with protein sequence MTTMPPRPDGVVSTAQSPASADPRPNGAPEVIRIRHLAKRFGAVSALDGVDMGVEAGEFVSIMGPSGSGKTTLLNILSLLDQPTEGDYLLDGINTSVVSERERAVIRRERIGLVFQQFHLIPYLSAVENVMLAQHYHSVADRGEALTALGRVGLDHRASHLPSQLSGGEQQRVCIARALINGPSLILADEPTGNLDAANETLVMDLFRALHGEGRTIVLVTHNPDLGRLTDRTIRLQHGRCVD encoded by the coding sequence ATGACCACCATGCCGCCCCGCCCCGACGGCGTCGTTTCCACCGCCCAATCCCCAGCGTCCGCCGATCCACGACCCAACGGAGCGCCGGAGGTCATCCGCATCCGTCATCTCGCCAAGCGCTTTGGCGCGGTCTCGGCCCTTGATGGGGTCGATATGGGGGTCGAAGCCGGCGAGTTCGTCTCGATCATGGGCCCCTCGGGCTCGGGCAAGACGACGCTGCTCAATATCTTGTCGCTGCTCGATCAGCCGACCGAGGGCGATTATCTGCTCGATGGCATCAACACCTCGGTGGTCAGCGAGCGCGAGCGCGCCGTCATCCGCCGCGAGCGCATCGGGTTGGTCTTTCAGCAGTTCCACCTGATCCCTTACCTGAGCGCGGTGGAAAACGTCATGCTCGCCCAGCACTATCACAGCGTCGCCGATCGCGGCGAAGCCCTGACCGCCCTGGGGCGGGTCGGGCTCGATCACCGGGCGAGCCATCTGCCCTCGCAGCTTTCGGGCGGCGAGCAACAGCGCGTCTGTATCGCCCGGGCGCTGATCAACGGCCCCTCGCTGATTCTGGCCGACGAGCCGACGGGCAATCTGGACGCGGCGAACGAAACCCTGGTGATGGATCTGTTCCGCGCCCTGCATGGCGAGGGGCGGACCATCGTGCTGGTCACCCATAACCCCGATCTCGGGCGTTTGACCGATCGCACCATCCGCTTGCAGCATGGTCGTTGCGTTGACTAG
- a CDS encoding ABC transporter permease produces the protein MTLRLLVKSLLGPTSKIGVALASLAVGAAVVSALTSLYLDISIKMSEELRAFGANFMVAPLAGEAEAGAPPTVRGMATERLEAAIASVPADRLVGASPYLYGLVRLDLGNAVMVGVDFPGLRRLSPYWQVEGSWIGVAFDDRNAMIGRRLAESMALKVGDGVTLLNRAEGQQTRVTIKGIIDAGDQEDDQIFVALPLAQRLLGLAGRADFAMLSVVAQGPEADALAATMTREFPDVSARPIRKISQSDGQILGKIDGLMALVAATILVITTLCVNATLTAMVARRTPEIGLQKALGADNRAIVAQVLAETTLICLVGVVLGLVIGYGLAQVLGQAVFNAWVTFRPVVIPLTLGVSLVAALIAAVLPVRGAVRVAPARVLRGE, from the coding sequence ATGACGCTACGCCTGCTGGTCAAATCGTTGCTCGGCCCGACTAGCAAGATCGGCGTCGCCCTGGCCTCGCTGGCGGTGGGCGCGGCGGTGGTTTCGGCCCTGACCAGCCTCTATCTCGATATCTCGATCAAGATGAGCGAGGAATTGCGCGCCTTCGGCGCCAATTTCATGGTGGCGCCGCTGGCCGGCGAGGCCGAGGCCGGCGCCCCCCCCACGGTGCGTGGCATGGCCACCGAACGTCTGGAGGCGGCGATCGCCTCGGTGCCCGCCGACCGGCTGGTCGGCGCCAGCCCCTATCTTTACGGGCTGGTGCGCCTTGATCTGGGCAACGCGGTGATGGTCGGCGTCGATTTCCCCGGCCTGCGCCGCCTGTCGCCCTATTGGCAGGTCGAGGGATCGTGGATCGGCGTCGCCTTCGATGACCGCAACGCCATGATCGGCCGCCGTCTGGCCGAGAGCATGGCCCTCAAGGTCGGCGACGGCGTGACACTCTTGAACCGGGCCGAGGGGCAACAGACGCGGGTGACGATCAAGGGCATCATCGATGCCGGCGATCAGGAGGACGATCAGATCTTCGTCGCCCTGCCTTTGGCCCAACGCCTGCTTGGTTTGGCCGGGCGTGCCGATTTCGCCATGCTCAGCGTGGTCGCCCAGGGACCCGAGGCCGATGCCCTGGCGGCGACGATGACCCGGGAGTTCCCCGATGTCAGCGCCCGGCCGATCCGCAAGATTTCCCAATCCGATGGCCAGATCCTCGGCAAGATCGACGGGCTGATGGCCCTGGTCGCCGCCACCATTCTGGTCATCACCACGCTCTGCGTGAACGCGACCTTGACGGCGATGGTGGCGCGGCGCACCCCCGAGATCGGCCTGCAAAAGGCGCTGGGCGCCGATAACCGGGCCATCGTCGCCCAGGTGCTGGCCGAGACGACGCTGATCTGCCTTGTCGGCGTCGTGCTGGGGTTAGTCATCGGCTATGGCCTAGCCCAAGTTCTCGGCCAGGCGGTGTTCAATGCCTGGGTGACCTTCCGGCCCGTCGTCATTCCGCTGACCCTGGGGGTGTCGCTGGTCGCCGCCCTGATCGCCGCCGTTTTGCCGGTGCGCGGCGCCGTGCGCGTGGCCCCGGCCCGCGTGCTGAGAGGAGAATAA
- a CDS encoding ABC transporter permease gives MFFHMLRQSFLEGRKRKILAAVTVALAATLITTLFTISLDVGDKMAREMKSYGSNIRVVPKSEAVPLRIGGVDYNPLKGRDYLDEADLPKMKDIFWRNNIVGLAPTLRTPVRLGEEKAVSLIGTYFDKPMPLPDDPDYRTGVRQTSGFWSVDGAWPQDDASDQALVGVTLAGRLGLTKGATVSVVDEATGTSRSFTVSGLLTTGGVEDDAVVVPLAVVQEMAGLAGKVAEVEISALTIPENELSTKARRDTEKLSTAEYDTWYCTAYVSSIAHQIEEAVVNASARPIWQVAAGEGAVIGKIQALLLVVGLAAFVSAAMGVSSMMNTTITERAREIGLMKALGAAGGEIYLLFLGEAVIVGGIGGLVGWGLGLGLAQGVGLMVFGSTVTIAWVSGPLVVLVSIAMALAGSALPARAITALMPVEVLHGRR, from the coding sequence ATGTTCTTTCACATGCTGCGCCAGTCCTTCCTTGAAGGACGCAAACGCAAGATTTTGGCGGCGGTGACGGTGGCCTTGGCCGCCACCTTGATCACCACGCTGTTCACCATCTCGCTTGATGTCGGCGACAAGATGGCCCGCGAGATGAAGTCCTATGGCTCCAACATCCGGGTTGTGCCCAAAAGCGAGGCGGTGCCGCTGCGCATCGGCGGGGTCGATTACAACCCGCTGAAGGGCCGCGACTATCTTGACGAGGCCGATCTGCCCAAGATGAAGGACATCTTCTGGCGCAATAATATCGTTGGTTTGGCGCCGACGTTGCGCACCCCGGTACGCCTTGGCGAGGAAAAGGCGGTGTCGCTGATCGGCACCTATTTCGACAAGCCGATGCCCCTGCCCGATGATCCCGATTACCGCACCGGCGTGCGCCAGACCAGCGGCTTCTGGAGCGTCGATGGCGCGTGGCCCCAAGATGACGCCTCTGATCAGGCCTTGGTCGGCGTCACCCTGGCCGGCCGCCTGGGGCTGACCAAGGGCGCCACGGTGAGCGTGGTCGACGAGGCCACCGGCACAAGCCGGAGCTTCACGGTCAGTGGCCTGCTGACCACCGGCGGGGTCGAGGACGACGCCGTCGTCGTGCCGTTGGCCGTGGTTCAGGAGATGGCCGGCTTGGCCGGCAAGGTGGCCGAGGTCGAGATCAGCGCCCTGACCATCCCGGAAAACGAGCTTTCGACCAAGGCGCGGCGCGATACCGAGAAGCTGTCGACCGCCGAATACGACACTTGGTACTGCACCGCCTATGTCAGTTCGATCGCCCATCAGATCGAAGAGGCGGTGGTCAACGCCTCGGCCCGGCCGATCTGGCAGGTGGCGGCGGGCGAGGGGGCGGTGATCGGCAAGATCCAGGCCCTGCTGCTGGTCGTCGGCCTTGCCGCCTTCGTTTCGGCGGCGATGGGGGTGTCGTCGATGATGAACACGACGATCACCGAGCGCGCCCGCGAGATCGGCCTGATGAAGGCCCTGGGGGCGGCGGGTGGCGAGATTTATCTGCTGTTTTTGGGCGAGGCGGTGATCGTTGGCGGGATCGGCGGGCTGGTCGGCTGGGGGCTGGGGCTGGGTTTGGCCCAGGGCGTCGGCCTGATGGTCTTCGGCTCGACCGTTACCATCGCCTGGGTCAGCGGCCCGCTGGTGGTGCTGGTTTCCATCGCCATGGCCCTGGCCGGATCGGCCCTGCCGGCCCGCGCCATCACCGCCCTGATGCCCGTCGAGGTGCTTCATGGTCGTCGTTAA